The Anaeromyxobacter sp. Fw109-5 genomic interval CGGCTCAGGAAGCCTCACGGACGTCGGCCCTCCGCAGGATCGCGAGCGCGAACAGCGTGTAGAGCCCCTCCGCCGGTCCGGTGACGGCGAGGCTCGGGACCATCATCGCCGCGAGCGTCACCGGCAGCGGGGCCGGGAAGTAGGTCGCCGACAGCCGGTGCTGCAGCCCGAGCACGAGCGCCACCGCGAGCGTCGAGACCTGCACGGCGACCCAGGCGGCCAGGAAGGCCGCGGCGCGGCGGGAGAGCCGGCGCAGGGCCAGGTGCACGAGCCATCCGGCGAGCGGGCCGAGGAGCCCCATGGCGAGCGCGTTCACCCCGAGCACGGTGAACCCGCCCGCCCCGAAGAACAGCGCCTGGACGGCCAGGACGAGCGACTCGCAGACGAATGCGACCAGCGGGCCCCTCAGCAGCGCGAGCAGGGTGACGCCGAGCAGGTGCGTGGAGGTGCCGCCGGGCAGCGGGACCATGATGGTCTGCACGACGAAGGCGAGCGCGGTGAGCGCGCCGACGACCGGCAGGGACTCCGCGGCGGAGTGCCCGAAGTGTCGCCGCGCGGCCCACGCCCAGAGCGGCGCCGACACCGCCCAGGCCGGGACCGTGAGCTGCGGCGAGACGAAGCCGTCGGGCACGTGCATCGCTACCGCTGCCTTGCCTTGCGCCGCGCGAGGACGAACAGCGCGCCGAAGATCGTCGCGATGAGGACGACGCCCAGGATCGGTCGGAGGGCCACCGCCGCACCACCGGGCGCCGGGGCCGAGCGCGGCGAGGGGGCACCATCGGGGGCGACGTCGACCGTCGTGTCGAGGCCGTGCCCCGAGCCCTCGACGACGCGGACGCGCCAGGCGCCGGGCACGTCCGGGACGAAGGCGAGCCAGCCGTGCCGATCCGTCCTCCCTTGCAGGTACGGCTCGACCGACGCAGGGGAGAAGACCTCGTACTGCGCGTCGGCGAGCGCCGTCCCGTCGGACTCGTAAGCCCTCACCGCGACGGCCTTTCCACGCTCGACCTCGTGCAGCACCTCGTGCGCCCGGCCGAGCGTGGGCGCCAGCGTCGCGACGAGCGCGAAGGCGAGCAGCCTCCCCTGCATGTCCTCGTACCCTCCCCCGTGCGCCCGTACCGTTCGCACGAAATCGTAACTCGTATTACCGAGGCACCCGACCGGGCGTCAAGGGCGCGGTCCGTCGCAGGCGGCGGGCGCTCTCCACCGTCCGCCCGCCCGCCCGGCCAGAGCCTCGATCCACCCTGCGTCACGAACGCGAGCGCGCCTCCTCCCCGGGTTGCCGGCGGCGCGCCGCCGGGATTGCCATCTTGTCGATCCGTTCCCGACGGAGCCCTCGATGAAGCTCGCCGCC includes:
- a CDS encoding energy-coupling factor ABC transporter permease; this translates as MHVPDGFVSPQLTVPAWAVSAPLWAWAARRHFGHSAAESLPVVGALTALAFVVQTIMVPLPGGTSTHLLGVTLLALLRGPLVAFVCESLVLAVQALFFGAGGFTVLGVNALAMGLLGPLAGWLVHLALRRLSRRAAAFLAAWVAVQVSTLAVALVLGLQHRLSATYFPAPLPVTLAAMMVPSLAVTGPAEGLYTLFALAILRRADVREAS